From the Halorhabdus utahensis DSM 12940 genome, one window contains:
- a CDS encoding Cdc6/Cdc18 family protein, whose product MLRDARFLREEFVPREVVHRDPEINHLSSVLQPLADGRPADTAFISGPSGSGKTCISKYTVEQLKEENLDVESIYVNCWNDHSRFQVLFRILDEVTSTVDIHRQSTPRDVLFDRLRDHDGPPCVVILDEVDQLADRKVLYELLGLQSFSLVLIVNDVEELLAEVDERLASRLRSAERIRFHAYTTDELVDILRERADRALTHDAISQEQLEAIADEAGGDARVAIATLKLAARQADRDGAEQITTDHVKQAVPDAREELRQKNLDALSEHQQVIYEIIEEHESIAPGDLYPEYRSRVDNPKSDRTVRSYLKKMVRYNLVAAEGSTQDRRYRSLAPPSPS is encoded by the coding sequence ATGCTCAGAGACGCCCGCTTCCTCCGGGAGGAGTTCGTTCCCCGAGAGGTGGTCCACCGCGATCCGGAGATCAACCACTTATCAAGTGTCCTCCAGCCACTCGCAGACGGTCGCCCCGCCGACACGGCGTTCATCAGTGGCCCCTCGGGGTCAGGCAAGACGTGCATTTCGAAGTACACCGTCGAACAGCTGAAAGAAGAAAATCTCGATGTCGAATCCATCTACGTCAACTGCTGGAACGACCACTCGCGTTTCCAGGTACTCTTCCGAATCCTCGACGAAGTCACGAGTACCGTCGATATCCATCGCCAGTCAACGCCGCGTGACGTACTGTTCGACCGTCTTCGCGATCACGACGGCCCACCCTGTGTCGTCATCCTCGACGAGGTCGACCAGCTCGCGGACCGGAAGGTCCTCTACGAACTGCTTGGCTTGCAGTCGTTCTCGCTGGTCCTGATCGTGAACGACGTCGAGGAACTCCTCGCCGAGGTGGACGAACGCCTGGCGAGCCGCCTTCGCAGTGCCGAGCGTATCCGCTTTCACGCGTACACGACCGACGAACTCGTCGACATCCTCCGCGAGCGGGCCGACCGGGCGCTCACGCACGACGCGATTTCACAGGAGCAACTCGAGGCGATCGCCGACGAGGCTGGCGGGGACGCCCGCGTCGCGATCGCGACGCTCAAACTTGCCGCGCGACAGGCCGATCGAGACGGTGCCGAGCAGATCACGACCGACCACGTGAAGCAGGCTGTCCCCGACGCCCGCGAGGAACTCCGCCAGAAGAATCTGGACGCGCTATCGGAGCATCAGCAGGTGATCTACGAGATCATCGAGGAGCACGAGTCGATCGCCCCCGGCGATCTGTATCCGGAGTACCGGTCTCGCGTCGACAATCCGAAATCCGATCGAACCGTTCGGAGCTATCTCAAGAAGATGGTGCGGTACAACCTGGTCGCGGCCGAAGGATCGACGCAGGACCGCCGCTATCGGAGTCTGGCACCGCCGAGTCCGTCGTG